A segment of the Crassostrea angulata isolate pt1a10 chromosome 10, ASM2561291v2, whole genome shotgun sequence genome:
GGCCCAGCATTATTTGGTTTGTGGCACTGAAGACTGTAAGAGGAACTGTCAGTTCTATTGCAATCCTTGTCACCAAAGATTGTGTGAACGATGCAGAGACGAACATCAGGAGAGTCCAGATACCAAGGACCATGAAGTGGTTCCTTACAAACAACGCAAACCACAACTTCCAGAGGAGAAATGCAATATCCATCCAAAACGAAATGTAGAAATCCTTTGTAAGGAATGTAATGTCCCTCTTTGCGCTAAGTGTATCTTCATGAAAGAGCACACCGGTCATCAACTTGACGATCTGGAAGAAAAATACGCAGAAAAGGTCGCATTTTGCAGATCAGAAATCTCGAAAATCCAAGAGTATTACCTCTCAACATCACaaggtttaaaaaaagagaTTAAAGAAGATGTCATGGAAATAAAGAAGACTATGGACGACATCAGAAATTCCATAAAGGCTGAAGCGGAGTCTCTGAAAGAGCTGGTGGATAGGGTAACATCAGACAAATTGGAACAAGCCAATAAAATAGAAGAAACACTTctcaaaacattaaatttacaGGAAAAAACTTATGAGGACTACACTGAATATCTTGAAAAACTTCTGAAGGAGTTTCACAGGTACAAGTCCATCACCAATTTCAGAGTTTTATTTTCTGaggattttgataaattgaaaatCCAGTCAATACCAGAGACAACACAGCTTGTCCTACCAGTGTTTACTGCTGGCCAGTTCTACAAAGACGATGTTTCTAAGTTTCTTGGTAGTGTAAATTTTCCAAACATCAAACCTGATAATAGAAGAATAAAACCCATGGAGAATGCCTCTACACAGTTAAAACTTACAGGGAAACAGACGAGACGAGACAAAGAGAAATCAGACGTGAAACCAACACTGTCTCTGTCTTCCTC
Coding sequences within it:
- the LOC128164890 gene encoding protein PML-like yields the protein MAMSAEEEIPAMAQHYLVCGTEDCKRNCQFYCNPCHQRLCERCRDEHQESPDTKDHEVVPYKQRKPQLPEEKCNIHPKRNVEILCKECNVPLCAKCIFMKEHTGHQLDDLEEKYAEKVAFCRSEISKIQEYYLSTSQGLKKEIKEDVMEIKKTMDDIRNSIKAEAESLKELVDRVTSDKLEQANKIEETLLKTLNLQEKTYEDYTEYLEKLLKEFHRYKSITNFRVLFSEDFDKLKIQSIPETTQLVLPVFTAGQFYKDDVSKFLGSVNFPNIKPDNRRIKPMENASTQLKLTGKQTRRDKEKSDVKPTLSLSSSVTKVREYTVPGVGSVYHISLGKSGRLWFSDCYGNLVQTDLQGNQVQKIKTSGENGYHTVTQDGDLIYTDRKNKVINRIKQDNTITEFIKTGDWEPLSIHSSHINGDILVGMIKDKEAKDTRYNKTGKEIQNIQRDNKEQELYKYPHYITENINGDVCTSDFNKEAVVVVNKSGQHRFYCTGQGSKFFPYVICNNLLGHIIVCNGYPGNNTLDIIDQDGQFLSLLLTPQQGIRPFSVCVDNKSHLHVGQFFQTVTVYKYLL